From one Aquicella siphonis genomic stretch:
- a CDS encoding NCS2 family permease, protein MLSNLFRLGENQTNVKIEVMAGLTTFLTMSYIIFINPAILSETGMDKGAVFVATCLAASLGCFLMGLLANYPIALAPGMALNTYFTYSVVLGSGHSWQIALGAVFLSGLIFLLLSVFPIREYIINSIPKSLKVAIVAGIGLFLGMIGFKSAQIITGSPATLVKLGNLHQPSALLAIFGFFLIIGLEALGVMASILISILSVTFISVALGYNQFQGLISMPPSLAPTLLQLDLGGAFQLGIAAIVFAFLFVDLFDNTGTLIGIAYKAGLMDKQGKLPRIGRVLIADSLAAIFSALLGTSTTTSYLESTVGVKVGGRTGLMSIIVGILFLLALFLSPLARSIPIYATAPALVYVACLMAHAFTDIEWNDPTEYAPAVITAITMPLAFSIADGIAFGFITYTFAKLLSGRIRELNITIILLTAAFLLKYALLQ, encoded by the coding sequence ATGTTATCAAACCTGTTCAGGCTGGGTGAAAATCAGACTAATGTCAAAATCGAAGTCATGGCGGGGCTGACGACTTTCCTGACTATGTCATACATTATTTTTATCAACCCTGCGATCTTGTCTGAAACGGGAATGGATAAGGGTGCAGTGTTTGTCGCGACCTGTCTGGCAGCTTCTCTGGGTTGCTTTTTAATGGGATTGCTAGCCAATTATCCCATTGCGCTTGCGCCAGGTATGGCGCTCAATACTTATTTCACTTACAGCGTTGTGCTAGGTTCGGGTCACAGCTGGCAAATCGCGCTGGGCGCGGTGTTTCTCTCGGGTTTGATCTTTTTGCTTCTGAGTGTTTTTCCCATACGGGAATATATCATCAATAGCATTCCCAAGTCTCTCAAGGTGGCTATTGTTGCCGGCATTGGTTTGTTCCTCGGCATGATAGGCTTCAAGAGTGCTCAAATAATCACTGGCAGCCCAGCGACACTCGTCAAGCTCGGTAATTTGCATCAGCCGTCGGCTTTACTGGCTATATTCGGTTTTTTTCTGATCATAGGCCTGGAAGCACTGGGTGTCATGGCCAGTATTCTAATTAGCATTTTATCCGTTACCTTTATCAGTGTCGCTTTGGGCTATAATCAATTCCAGGGTTTGATTTCCATGCCGCCCAGTCTTGCGCCCACCTTGTTGCAGCTTGATCTCGGCGGTGCGTTCCAGTTAGGCATCGCCGCCATTGTTTTTGCTTTTTTGTTCGTGGATTTGTTCGATAACACCGGAACACTCATAGGAATCGCTTACAAGGCGGGCTTGATGGACAAGCAAGGCAAACTGCCCCGGATTGGACGCGTCTTGATTGCAGACAGTCTGGCTGCCATTTTTAGCGCATTACTGGGGACCTCTACGACGACAAGTTATCTGGAAAGCACAGTGGGTGTGAAAGTCGGCGGCAGGACTGGATTGATGTCTATAATTGTCGGCATTCTGTTTTTACTGGCCTTGTTCCTCTCGCCGCTTGCGCGTTCAATTCCTATTTATGCCACGGCGCCAGCACTGGTTTATGTCGCCTGCCTCATGGCGCATGCGTTCACGGATATCGAGTGGAACGATCCCACGGAATATGCGCCTGCGGTCATCACTGCTATTACCATGCCGCTTGCATTTTCCATCGCCGACGGCATTGCTTTCGGTTTCATTACTTATACGTTTGCAAAGCTGCTAAGCGGGCGAATACGTGAACTAAACATCACCATCATCTTGCTGACTGCCGCGTTCCTTCTGAAATATGCTTTGCTGCAATGA
- a CDS encoding sulfatase-like hydrolase/transferase yields MQTLHQNKHQGIWIYLILLTSFFLLLEISFFIQCNRAYLSDYTFVSDNLHIPLTIIPGVLFFLAAQMFIHIMYCFIVWIVVQLSAPVLPFMDARKFYYAAGVWFLGLLTILTANQYYFPNSKFAELTSLVLINQQVTMAALVALAGLCAIIGLLAVAGLVKRIIRHSLFYLPLLIALGATSGFTFFKSASHPIINAASAVRPNIILIGIDSLRPDFLGYFGSERPVPFLDSYLERATVFSEAVTPLARTFPSWASILTGQYPVQTRIRSNLAQQNGLQLENTLPSILQRNGYETIYATDETRFSNIDRNFGFDRIITPPMGLNDFLIGNFNDFPLSNLIVNTSLGKWLFPHSYGNRPVYFLYDPDSFLRSIKETLSVRHDAKPLFLAMHFCLPHYPYLWSGLPGKDYTPQERYVESIRRVDSQIRDLFSLLKQFQLLDHAIVVLLSDHGEALEFPGDRITEADLYLSSRGAGGPVPRFYPPSLDKEDVNQSAGHGTDVLGLPQYHTLLVFRMYGMKAYKPGVISGVVSLLDIKPTLLDFLNIPSPDSSGITLASAIKDPALSLPDRHIFMESDFSPEAIRTVYPETRKVLLEGIDLFQIDPVTTRLTVRNEMAVKIISSKQYADIYRGWMLALYPQSKHFRMPILINLNTGQWTNDLQASFARHSPADLMLAELKKFYGQEINKVISVE; encoded by the coding sequence ATGCAGACATTACATCAAAATAAGCACCAGGGAATATGGATATATCTCATATTGTTGACCAGCTTTTTTTTATTGCTGGAAATCAGCTTTTTCATTCAGTGTAATCGGGCCTATCTTTCGGATTACACTTTTGTATCGGACAATCTCCACATTCCTCTTACAATTATCCCGGGTGTCTTGTTTTTTCTGGCTGCACAGATGTTTATTCACATCATGTATTGTTTCATTGTGTGGATCGTCGTTCAACTATCTGCGCCGGTCTTGCCATTCATGGATGCCCGTAAGTTTTATTATGCCGCCGGCGTCTGGTTTCTGGGATTACTGACTATACTAACAGCAAACCAATACTACTTTCCCAATTCCAAATTTGCTGAATTGACATCTCTGGTATTGATTAATCAACAGGTGACGATGGCCGCATTGGTCGCACTGGCAGGTTTGTGCGCTATCATTGGGCTGCTGGCGGTGGCAGGCCTCGTGAAGAGAATAATCAGACATTCGTTATTTTATCTTCCCTTGCTGATCGCCTTGGGCGCGACATCCGGATTCACCTTTTTCAAATCTGCCAGTCATCCGATAATCAATGCCGCCAGCGCTGTTCGTCCCAATATCATTCTGATTGGCATCGATTCCCTGCGGCCGGATTTCCTGGGTTATTTTGGTTCGGAAAGACCGGTGCCATTTCTGGATTCTTATCTGGAACGCGCCACAGTATTCAGTGAAGCAGTCACGCCGCTGGCGCGAACGTTTCCATCGTGGGCAAGCATATTGACCGGGCAGTATCCTGTTCAGACACGGATACGCTCCAATCTGGCGCAGCAAAACGGATTGCAGCTTGAAAACACTTTACCATCTATTTTGCAGCGAAACGGCTACGAAACGATATATGCCACGGATGAAACACGGTTTAGCAATATCGACCGAAATTTTGGCTTTGACCGCATTATCACGCCGCCCATGGGTTTGAATGATTTTCTGATCGGGAATTTCAATGACTTTCCGCTCTCAAATCTGATCGTTAATACCAGCCTGGGGAAATGGCTATTCCCTCATAGTTATGGAAACCGGCCGGTTTATTTTCTGTATGATCCTGACAGTTTTCTGCGATCTATAAAGGAAACGTTATCGGTCAGACATGATGCCAAGCCTTTGTTCCTGGCCATGCATTTTTGTCTGCCGCATTATCCGTATTTATGGTCTGGCCTGCCTGGAAAGGATTACACCCCACAGGAGCGTTATGTGGAAAGTATCCGCCGTGTTGACAGCCAGATCCGTGATTTGTTCTCTCTGCTGAAACAATTCCAGTTGCTGGATCACGCCATCGTTGTATTATTGTCCGACCACGGTGAAGCGCTGGAATTTCCAGGTGACAGAATCACGGAAGCAGATTTATACCTTTCTTCTCGCGGTGCAGGCGGTCCTGTTCCACGGTTTTATCCTCCCAGCTTGGACAAGGAAGATGTCAACCAGTCTGCAGGACACGGAACTGATGTACTGGGATTACCGCAATATCACACGCTGTTGGTTTTCAGAATGTATGGCATGAAGGCTTACAAACCAGGCGTTATATCAGGCGTAGTGTCATTACTGGATATCAAACCCACTCTGCTTGATTTCTTGAATATCCCGTCACCGGATTCCAGCGGGATCACGCTTGCCAGCGCGATCAAAGATCCCGCGTTATCCTTGCCTGACAGGCATATATTCATGGAAAGTGATTTTTCACCGGAAGCCATACGCACGGTTTACCCTGAAACACGTAAAGTGTTACTTGAAGGAATTGATTTATTTCAAATCGATCCCGTCACAACTCGCCTGACTGTCAGAAACGAAATGGCCGTTAAAATCATAAGCAGTAAACAATATGCCGATATTTATCGGGGATGGATGCTGGCCTTGTATCCCCAAAGCAAGCACTTTCGCATGCCTATTCTGATAAATCTGAATACAGGGCAGTGGACTAATGATTTACAAGCTTCCTTCGCCAGGCATTCACCTGCGGACTTGATGCTGGCCGAATTGAAAAAATTTTATGGTCAGGAAATCAATAAAGTAATATCTGTTGAGTAA
- a CDS encoding acyl-CoA dehydrogenase — protein sequence MTGLIWCVAFLFVFGVLAYQRASLVIWTISFALFLLFATRLTGLSFSLILAWLFYLVLFIPLNVRMWRQRYISQHLLNFYRQVMPAMSRTEREAISAGTVTWEGDLFRGNPDWKKLLEHAPAALTQEEQAFLAGPVEALCAMLNDWDITHNRIDLSPQVWKFIRDNGFFGLIIPKRYGGKEFSAYAHSQILIKIGGISITAGSSIAVPNSLGPAELLLHYGTEEQKNYYLPRLARGEEVPCFALTSPVAGSDAGSMTDHGVVCQGEFNGKNILGIRLNFDKRYITLAPIATVIGLAFKLYDPDHLLGSKEDLGITCALIPRNTPGIEIGRRHFPLNTAFQNGPIRGKDIFIPLDWIIGGPDKAGKGWVMLMECLAAGRAISLPASAVAGAKVLSYAAGAYARIRRQFNMPIGKFEGVEEPLARIAAYTYIMDAARTFATASIDSGEKPSVASAIVKYHVTELGRKIAADGMDIHGGKGICLGPKNYIGRGYEAAPIAITVEGANILTRNMIIFGQGVIRCHPYILSELEAARLDDPKAALKAFDDAVMKHIAFGISNFVRSLVLGITSSYIVQAPKGRMKRYYQQATRFSSAFALLSDVCMMVFGGSLKRKESISSRLGDILSYLYLLSAVLKHYHDQGENHDDLPVVRYACLYCLFEIQERFDEILKNFPNRWLAWVLKIIIFPLGERFSKPRDAIGHKVAQLLIAPTATRERLAAGAYLTPVPENIMSELQDALIKTIEAEPIEKLIKTAKKEGRATGHSAAEQAQSALNSKAITIEQFNQFMQAEEARKKVIAVDDFSNEELVPGIIQPVNEYADITSK from the coding sequence ATGACGGGATTGATCTGGTGTGTGGCTTTTTTATTTGTTTTCGGCGTGCTGGCTTATCAGCGCGCTTCTCTCGTAATCTGGACAATCAGTTTTGCTCTATTTCTCTTGTTTGCAACCCGTTTGACCGGATTGAGCTTCAGCCTGATACTGGCCTGGCTGTTTTATCTCGTCTTATTCATACCGCTTAATGTCAGAATGTGGCGTCAGCGCTATATTTCCCAACACTTACTGAATTTTTATCGTCAAGTCATGCCGGCCATGTCGCGAACCGAGCGTGAAGCGATTTCAGCCGGAACAGTCACTTGGGAAGGCGATTTATTCCGCGGCAATCCTGACTGGAAAAAGCTGCTTGAGCATGCGCCCGCAGCTTTGACACAGGAAGAGCAGGCATTCCTGGCCGGTCCAGTCGAGGCACTCTGTGCGATGCTGAATGACTGGGACATCACTCATAACCGGATAGACTTGTCGCCGCAAGTCTGGAAATTTATCAGGGACAATGGTTTTTTTGGTCTCATCATACCCAAGCGATATGGAGGGAAAGAATTTTCTGCGTACGCGCATTCGCAAATCTTAATCAAAATTGGCGGCATCAGTATAACTGCGGGCTCCAGCATCGCCGTGCCAAATTCACTGGGCCCCGCGGAATTATTGCTGCATTATGGCACGGAGGAGCAAAAAAACTATTATCTTCCCCGGCTCGCGAGGGGTGAAGAAGTTCCATGTTTTGCGCTGACCTCACCAGTCGCTGGATCAGACGCGGGTTCCATGACTGATCACGGAGTGGTTTGCCAGGGGGAATTCAATGGCAAAAATATACTGGGCATACGTTTGAATTTTGACAAGCGCTATATCACGCTGGCGCCGATCGCAACGGTAATCGGACTGGCATTCAAACTTTATGATCCAGACCATCTGCTGGGCAGCAAGGAAGATTTAGGTATCACCTGCGCGCTTATACCCAGAAACACGCCGGGAATTGAAATCGGCCGCCGTCATTTTCCTCTCAACACAGCGTTTCAAAACGGGCCGATTCGCGGGAAAGATATTTTTATTCCATTGGATTGGATTATTGGCGGCCCTGATAAAGCGGGGAAAGGCTGGGTCATGTTGATGGAATGCCTGGCGGCGGGCCGTGCCATTTCCCTGCCGGCGAGCGCGGTTGCTGGTGCCAAGGTTTTGTCGTATGCCGCCGGTGCGTACGCGCGCATACGCAGGCAATTCAACATGCCAATTGGAAAGTTTGAGGGAGTTGAAGAGCCGCTGGCAAGAATCGCCGCTTATACCTACATTATGGACGCGGCGCGGACTTTTGCTACCGCAAGCATAGACTCGGGAGAAAAACCTTCTGTCGCTTCTGCTATTGTGAAATACCATGTGACTGAATTAGGCAGAAAAATTGCGGCTGACGGCATGGATATACACGGAGGCAAGGGCATTTGCCTGGGGCCTAAAAATTACATAGGCCGGGGTTATGAGGCGGCCCCCATCGCCATCACGGTTGAAGGCGCGAATATCCTGACACGCAACATGATTATCTTTGGACAAGGTGTCATACGTTGTCACCCCTATATTTTGTCAGAGCTGGAAGCCGCCAGACTGGATGATCCCAAGGCTGCGTTGAAAGCGTTTGATGATGCGGTAATGAAACATATCGCGTTTGGCATCAGCAATTTTGTCCGCAGCCTGGTTCTGGGAATCACCAGCAGTTATATCGTTCAGGCACCCAAGGGCAGGATGAAGAGGTATTATCAGCAGGCGACCCGCTTCAGCTCTGCTTTCGCACTTCTTTCAGATGTCTGCATGATGGTATTTGGCGGCAGCCTCAAGCGCAAGGAAAGTATTTCCTCACGGCTGGGCGATATTCTGAGTTATCTCTATCTGTTGTCCGCAGTATTAAAACACTATCACGATCAGGGTGAAAATCACGATGACCTGCCTGTGGTAAGGTATGCGTGTTTGTATTGCCTGTTTGAAATTCAGGAAAGGTTTGACGAGATTTTGAAAAATTTCCCTAACCGCTGGCTGGCGTGGGTGTTAAAAATCATCATATTTCCGCTGGGTGAAAGGTTTTCTAAGCCTAGAGATGCCATAGGACATAAGGTTGCGCAACTTCTCATCGCGCCTACTGCGACACGCGAGCGGCTGGCGGCTGGTGCCTACCTTACTCCGGTTCCGGAAAATATCATGTCGGAATTGCAGGATGCGCTGATTAAAACCATTGAGGCTGAGCCCATTGAAAAACTGATCAAGACAGCGAAAAAAGAGGGCAGAGCTACTGGCCATTCTGCAGCAGAACAGGCGCAGTCCGCACTGAACAGCAAAGCCATCACCATCGAACAATTCAATCAATTCATGCAGGCGGAAGAAGCCCGCAAAAAAGTGATTGCAGTGGATGATTTTTCAAACGAGGAGCTTGTGCCGGGTATAATCCAGCCTGTCAATGAGTATGCAGACATTACATCAAAATAA
- a CDS encoding DUF1189 family protein, which produces MQQYNILRAIYMSFYSRNLYRDVANNWGGKAFLYLFILVVLTSIYFTYTIQRDLNQGYQATYINIIKPQVPVITVENGKVITPENRPYFIIDPETHTNYAVIDTSGQYTSIEQAKSLILVTEKEVIMQSREDETKTYKVPADAKESFDPVKINDFIQKFISYLWIPIFIFMVVLAYLYRILQALLYSILGKLFALIFSVKLSYWQIVQIMMVAITPAIVLAEIHHGLRVSIAHEMLLYFLLGIVYLFYGIISNKN; this is translated from the coding sequence ATGCAGCAATATAATATTTTACGCGCCATTTATATGTCGTTCTATTCCAGGAACCTTTATCGCGATGTGGCGAATAACTGGGGAGGAAAGGCGTTTTTATACCTTTTTATCCTGGTGGTCCTGACTTCCATCTATTTTACCTACACCATCCAGCGCGATTTGAACCAGGGTTATCAGGCAACGTATATTAACATTATCAAGCCCCAGGTTCCGGTCATTACCGTTGAAAATGGCAAGGTTATTACGCCTGAGAACAGGCCTTATTTTATCATCGATCCAGAAACACATACGAATTATGCTGTCATCGATACCTCTGGTCAGTACACGAGTATTGAACAGGCCAAATCCCTGATCTTGGTTACTGAGAAAGAAGTGATCATGCAGAGCAGAGAAGATGAAACCAAAACGTACAAGGTGCCTGCGGATGCAAAGGAATCATTCGATCCGGTTAAAATAAACGATTTCATACAGAAATTTATCAGCTATCTGTGGATACCGATATTTATTTTCATGGTGGTGCTTGCTTACTTGTACCGCATTCTTCAAGCCCTGTTATACAGCATACTGGGAAAATTATTCGCCCTGATTTTCAGCGTGAAACTGAGTTACTGGCAAATTGTGCAAATCATGATGGTTGCGATCACGCCTGCCATCGTCTTGGCTGAAATCCATCATGGCTTGCGTGTGTCAATTGCGCACGAAATGCTGCTGTATTTCCTGCTGGGAATCGTGTATCTGTTTTACGGGATTATTTCAAATAAAAACTGA
- a CDS encoding hypoxanthine-guanine phosphoribosyltransferase: METVDKIHSVLEKAECLYSFDEINQALDRMAKEISLKLKNANPLILCVMTGALIPTGHIATRLHFPVEIDYLHVTRYRGTNRGGDLHWLVEPRKNLEGRTVLIIDDIMDGGLTLSAIIDYCNQAKAKAVYTAVMVSKKRTREPGVNFEPDFVGVETEDKYLFGFGLDYNEYLRNVPGIYAATDVD; the protein is encoded by the coding sequence ATGGAAACAGTTGATAAAATTCATTCAGTCCTCGAAAAAGCAGAATGTCTTTATAGTTTTGACGAAATCAATCAAGCGCTTGACCGTATGGCGAAAGAAATTTCACTTAAACTCAAAAATGCTAACCCCCTGATTTTATGCGTCATGACAGGGGCGTTGATACCGACAGGCCATATCGCCACACGCTTGCATTTCCCTGTTGAAATCGACTACCTTCATGTCACGCGCTACCGCGGCACCAATCGCGGAGGAGATCTGCATTGGCTGGTGGAGCCTAGAAAAAACCTTGAAGGCCGGACTGTTCTGATTATCGATGATATCATGGACGGTGGATTGACTCTTTCTGCCATTATTGATTATTGCAACCAGGCAAAGGCAAAAGCTGTGTACACCGCGGTCATGGTAAGCAAAAAACGTACCCGCGAGCCCGGCGTCAATTTTGAACCCGATTTTGTAGGCGTGGAAACCGAAGACAAGTATTTGTTCGGATTTGGTCTGGATTATAATGAATATTTGCGTAATGTTCCGGGAATTTACGCTGCGACTGACGTAGACTGA
- the nagZ gene encoding beta-N-acetylhexosaminidase yields the protein MTDKIGSLIIDLEGLQISPEEKDLLNHPVVGGVILFARNYETRAQLTRLCHQIRSARKKPVLIMADQEGGRVQRFVHDFTRLPYMAAFGGIYDQDPATACKMAHDCGWLMAIELLSAGIDQSLAPVLDLNKGVSTVIGRRAFHSKPEYVIKIATAFMNGMHEAGMASTGKHFPGHGSVILDSHVAAPFDDRTIQEIDQDDMIPFAGLIKAGISAIMAAHIVYPKVDKMPVGFSRYWLQDILRQRLGFKGVIFSDDLNMEGANISANCPDRIMAAREAGCDFTLLCNNRKGVIEALDSLSASSQQVSRDKWTALQGDFSGVHVPYNESRRWLAARAVLSKLEADMPGS from the coding sequence ATGACAGATAAAATTGGATCACTGATTATTGATTTGGAAGGTTTGCAGATTTCTCCCGAAGAAAAAGACCTGCTTAATCACCCTGTTGTTGGCGGTGTCATCTTGTTCGCCAGAAATTACGAAACAAGAGCGCAGCTTACCCGGCTTTGCCATCAGATCCGGTCTGCCCGCAAGAAGCCGGTTCTTATCATGGCTGACCAGGAGGGGGGGAGGGTGCAGCGCTTTGTCCACGATTTCACGCGCCTCCCTTATATGGCTGCATTTGGAGGGATTTATGACCAAGATCCTGCAACAGCCTGCAAAATGGCTCACGATTGTGGCTGGCTGATGGCTATCGAATTACTATCTGCCGGTATCGATCAAAGCCTTGCGCCTGTTCTTGATTTGAACAAGGGTGTCAGTACTGTTATTGGCCGCCGTGCATTTCACTCCAAACCCGAATATGTGATCAAAATTGCCACTGCTTTCATGAATGGGATGCATGAAGCAGGCATGGCATCCACCGGCAAGCATTTCCCGGGGCATGGCTCGGTCATCCTGGATTCGCATGTGGCGGCGCCCTTTGATGACAGGACGATACAGGAAATCGATCAGGATGATATGATACCGTTCGCAGGGTTGATCAAGGCTGGAATATCAGCCATCATGGCGGCGCATATCGTTTACCCTAAAGTGGATAAAATGCCTGTCGGTTTTTCACGTTACTGGCTTCAAGACATATTGCGTCAGCGGCTGGGATTCAAAGGCGTGATTTTCAGTGATGATCTGAATATGGAAGGTGCGAATATTTCGGCAAACTGCCCGGACAGGATAATGGCAGCCCGCGAGGCGGGATGCGATTTCACTTTGCTCTGTAATAACAGGAAAGGTGTCATTGAAGCCCTTGATAGTCTGTCTGCTTCATCACAGCAGGTCAGCAGGGACAAATGGACAGCGCTGCAAGGTGATTTTTCCGGCGTGCATGTGCCCTATAATGAAAGTCGCCGTTGGCTGGCTGCCCGTGCAGTTCTGAGCAAACTGGAAGCTGATATGCCCGGTTCCTGA
- the prmB gene encoding 50S ribosomal protein L3 N(5)-glutamine methyltransferase — MTDYTNLITIRDYIRIATSRFNAAGLYYGHGTDNAWDEAIALILHTLHLPHDIHPGILDARLTEEERATIAGLIQTRIEKRMPVPYLTHEAWFCGMPFYVDERVLIPRSPIAELIENRFQPWINPEQVFAILDLCTGSGCIAIACAKAFPDASIDASDISAEALAVAKINALRHSVEDQVSLVESDLFSSLPRKKYDIIVSNPPYVSTEEMFSLPQEFRHEPEVGLAAGTQGLDFAVRILRHASEYLHPQGVLIVEVGNSEYALSQAYPDVPFTWLEFQRGGGGVFMLTAEQLNEHQEAFRE; from the coding sequence ATGACTGATTACACCAACCTGATTACCATTCGCGACTATATCCGCATCGCCACCAGCCGCTTCAACGCCGCGGGCTTGTATTACGGGCATGGAACAGATAATGCCTGGGATGAAGCCATTGCGCTGATTCTGCATACACTACACTTACCACACGATATTCACCCTGGCATTCTGGACGCGCGTCTGACAGAGGAAGAGCGCGCCACAATTGCTGGACTAATACAAACGCGCATTGAAAAACGAATGCCCGTGCCCTATCTGACACATGAAGCCTGGTTTTGCGGAATGCCGTTTTATGTGGACGAGCGCGTATTGATCCCCCGATCACCCATCGCAGAATTGATTGAAAACCGCTTTCAGCCCTGGATCAATCCAGAGCAAGTCTTCGCCATTCTGGACCTGTGCACTGGCAGCGGATGTATCGCCATTGCGTGCGCGAAAGCATTTCCAGACGCATCCATAGACGCGAGTGACATTTCCGCTGAAGCTCTCGCCGTTGCAAAAATCAATGCGTTAAGACATTCCGTGGAAGATCAGGTTTCCCTGGTCGAGTCTGATCTCTTTTCCTCGCTGCCACGCAAGAAATACGACATCATTGTCAGCAACCCTCCCTATGTCAGTACTGAAGAAATGTTCAGCCTTCCGCAGGAATTCCGGCATGAACCTGAAGTAGGCCTGGCCGCAGGCACACAAGGACTGGATTTCGCTGTAAGAATTTTGCGCCACGCCAGCGAGTATCTTCATCCTCAGGGAGTGCTGATTGTCGAGGTCGGCAACAGCGAATATGCCTTGTCTCAGGCTTATCCTGACGTTCCGTTCACCTGGCTGGAATTCCAGCGCGGCGGCGGAGGTGTATTCATGCTGACGGCGGAACAGTTGAATGAGCACCAGGAAGCCTTTAGGGAATAA
- a CDS encoding PrnB family protein — translation MVFLPGLNAGRGFLPLHVSCGFLPSSSQLNVELNRLASQLHVLLARRTLRDEIEHLNNVYADTPVTLDRTDPDQDADAARILLALVQGYIWEQPASPASRVPAVLAKNSYAIAKRRQRFPILTYYDYILTNWRLTDVALGMRPENIQPLVSFTGSQDEAWFIIIHVMIESACAMALDAARELCALAGTRMTEWKTPSALNETELCSRFQAMTRALDKSVSLLNRMTEGCNTKYYWETLRHYLNGWDKIENASCGFKGVRFDGVIVRNQHVTYTYKGPSGAQSSIIPAMDAFLGITHDIDDMYQTLLNFQQYMPLEHVQVINTFRQYSIRAWVERHQSTVLTAAYHEVIQHVARFRLAHLHLVRKYIFNPAESSGKKQENIAGTGGTLINDYLGNRYHDTLDS, via the coding sequence ATGGTCTTTCTTCCGGGATTAAACGCAGGTCGCGGTTTTTTACCCCTGCATGTTTCATGCGGCTTTCTCCCTTCCTCATCGCAATTAAATGTCGAGTTAAACCGCTTGGCAAGCCAACTGCATGTTTTATTGGCCAGGCGCACCCTGCGCGATGAAATCGAACACTTGAATAATGTTTATGCGGACACACCTGTGACACTGGACAGAACAGACCCTGACCAGGACGCGGACGCCGCTCGGATTCTGCTGGCACTGGTACAAGGATATATCTGGGAACAACCCGCCTCTCCTGCCAGCCGTGTTCCCGCTGTGCTTGCAAAAAACAGTTATGCCATTGCAAAAAGACGGCAACGGTTTCCCATTCTGACTTACTACGATTATATTCTAACCAACTGGCGGCTAACCGATGTCGCTCTGGGAATGCGCCCTGAAAACATTCAGCCGCTGGTATCATTCACAGGTTCTCAGGATGAAGCCTGGTTTATCATCATTCATGTCATGATCGAATCCGCCTGCGCCATGGCGCTGGACGCGGCCCGCGAGCTCTGCGCGCTTGCAGGCACAAGAATGACAGAATGGAAAACACCATCAGCATTAAACGAAACCGAACTGTGTTCACGTTTTCAAGCCATGACCCGCGCTCTTGATAAATCCGTTTCGTTACTAAACAGAATGACTGAAGGCTGCAACACAAAGTATTACTGGGAAACATTGCGACACTACCTGAATGGATGGGATAAAATCGAAAACGCATCATGCGGCTTTAAAGGTGTGCGATTTGACGGCGTGATCGTGCGCAACCAGCATGTGACATATACCTATAAAGGGCCGTCAGGCGCGCAAAGCAGTATTATTCCCGCTATGGACGCGTTTCTGGGCATCACCCATGATATCGATGACATGTATCAAACCTTGCTGAACTTTCAACAATACATGCCCCTTGAACACGTGCAGGTGATCAATACATTCAGACAGTATTCCATCAGGGCTTGGGTCGAGCGGCATCAATCAACTGTCTTAACCGCCGCGTATCATGAAGTCATCCAGCATGTGGCGAGGTTCAGGCTGGCACACCTGCATCTGGTACGGAAATATATATTCAACCCCGCGGAAAGCAGCGGGAAGAAACAGGAAAATATCGCTGGCACAGGCGGCACGCTGATAAACGACTATCTTGGCAACCGCTATCATGACACCCTGGATTCGTGA
- a CDS encoding BolA family protein, whose product MMKNNERWSLIHERLVHAFSPRHLEVIDESDQHIGHAGHQGGGRHFAIVIDAVSLKNLTRIEAHRRIYALFTDIMPDQLHALKIKIL is encoded by the coding sequence ATGATGAAAAACAATGAACGCTGGTCTCTTATTCACGAGCGTTTGGTTCATGCTTTTTCTCCTCGTCATCTGGAAGTGATAGATGAGAGTGATCAGCATATCGGTCACGCCGGGCATCAGGGCGGCGGAAGACACTTTGCGATTGTCATCGACGCAGTCAGTCTGAAAAACCTGACCCGAATCGAGGCGCACAGACGCATTTATGCATTATTCACGGATATCATGCCCGACCAGCTGCATGCATTGAAAATTAAGATACTCTAG